One window from the genome of Metabacillus flavus encodes:
- a CDS encoding class II fructose-bisphosphate aldolase — MSYVTAKEIVKDAFENGYAIGAFAVHNLEIMKAVINGAERLNSPVILQTTPDTVRYMGLDYTVAAVKDLAEKAKIPVALHLDHGDTFQIAMQCLRAGYTSIMIDGSSLEFEENIRLVRKVAEASQAMGIPVEAELGSIARNEGNGEKTDRLSYTDPDLAGEFAKRTGIDFLAPSFGTVHGVYADEPDLDFELLEAIKDASGIPLVMHGASGVSDDDVRKAIQCGIAKINYSTELKLAFAAELRNYLHSHPTASDPRKYFMTARESVEMLVKEKIAVLFEKQRVS, encoded by the coding sequence GTGTCTTATGTGACGGCAAAAGAAATCGTAAAGGATGCTTTTGAAAATGGGTATGCGATTGGGGCATTTGCTGTTCATAACCTTGAGATCATGAAGGCTGTTATTAATGGGGCAGAGCGTCTGAATTCACCTGTGATCCTTCAGACAACACCTGATACGGTCCGTTATATGGGGCTTGATTACACAGTTGCGGCAGTTAAAGATTTAGCTGAAAAGGCGAAAATTCCTGTCGCGCTTCATCTGGACCACGGGGATACCTTCCAGATCGCGATGCAGTGCTTGCGGGCAGGCTATACGTCCATCATGATTGACGGATCGTCCCTTGAATTTGAAGAAAACATCCGGCTTGTAAGAAAAGTAGCAGAGGCTTCCCAGGCAATGGGGATACCGGTTGAAGCCGAGCTTGGCTCCATCGCAAGGAATGAAGGGAACGGCGAAAAAACAGACCGGCTAAGCTATACAGACCCTGATTTGGCAGGGGAGTTTGCAAAGAGGACGGGAATTGATTTCCTTGCTCCATCATTTGGCACAGTTCATGGTGTATACGCGGACGAACCGGATTTGGATTTCGAGCTGCTTGAGGCCATTAAGGATGCTTCTGGAATTCCATTAGTCATGCATGGTGCATCAGGTGTAAGTGATGATGATGTAAGGAAAGCAATCCAGTGCGGAATTGCAAAAATTAATTACTCAACCGAATTAAAGCTCGCATTTGCAGCTGAGCTGAGAAATTATTTACACAGTCATCCAACTGCATCCGATCCGAGGAAGTACTTCATGACAGCAAGAGAAAGTGTCGAAATGCTGGTAAAAGAAAAAATCGCGGTTCTATTTGAAAAACAGCGGGTCTCGTAA
- a CDS encoding DegT/DnrJ/EryC1/StrS family aminotransferase codes for MAIQTNSLAIHGGGKSKTAPFGTGKRFGLEEAKELLEALEQDTLFYHFGTKVKTFLHHFNALYGIQHSVAASSGTASIHIALGAAGISAGDEVITSPITDQGTVIGILYQNAIPVFADLEPYSFNLDPASIERVITPKTKAIIAVHLAGTPCRMDQIMEIANKHGLIVIEDCAQSYLAKQNGRLTGTIGHFGCFSTNDFKHISTGDGGMVTVNHQNEEAYRRAHAFADKNYSRFDSSVTRKISSLAPNYRMTELQGAVGIAQLKKLPGLCARRTELGEMLTRMLEGIKGIFPPEIPANSVSTYWFYMFRLDLNLLTCSREEFSEALREEGIPNQAGYIAEVLYKQPLFANRSAYPGTEYPFSLTEQTYEDGSCPEAEKILKTAIKLPISEFFTDQDIQETGRAIRKVAAYFKK; via the coding sequence ATGGCCATTCAAACTAATTCCCTTGCAATTCATGGAGGGGGAAAATCAAAAACGGCGCCCTTTGGCACAGGGAAGCGCTTTGGCCTTGAAGAGGCAAAGGAACTGCTGGAAGCGCTTGAACAGGATACCCTTTTCTACCACTTCGGTACGAAGGTGAAAACCTTCTTGCATCATTTTAATGCTCTTTACGGAATACAGCATAGTGTAGCAGCTTCCTCGGGTACAGCCTCCATCCATATCGCTCTGGGTGCTGCTGGAATTTCCGCAGGGGATGAAGTCATTACAAGCCCTATAACAGATCAGGGGACGGTAATTGGAATTCTTTATCAAAATGCGATCCCCGTTTTCGCAGATTTAGAGCCTTATAGCTTTAATCTGGACCCGGCTTCCATTGAGCGGGTGATTACCCCTAAAACGAAAGCTATAATAGCCGTCCATCTCGCCGGAACTCCATGCCGGATGGATCAAATTATGGAGATTGCAAATAAACATGGTCTGATTGTGATTGAAGACTGTGCACAAAGCTATCTCGCAAAGCAAAACGGCAGGCTGACAGGCACAATAGGCCATTTTGGATGCTTTAGTACGAACGATTTCAAGCATATATCAACTGGAGACGGCGGGATGGTGACGGTTAATCACCAGAATGAAGAAGCATACAGGCGTGCGCACGCATTTGCCGATAAAAACTACTCCCGCTTTGATTCATCCGTTACCCGAAAAATCAGTTCGCTTGCTCCCAACTACCGAATGACAGAGCTGCAGGGTGCAGTGGGGATTGCACAGCTTAAAAAACTTCCCGGCCTGTGTGCAAGAAGGACGGAGCTCGGGGAGATGCTTACTAGAATGCTAGAGGGAATCAAAGGGATCTTTCCTCCCGAAATTCCGGCAAACAGCGTGTCGACCTATTGGTTTTACATGTTCAGGCTTGACCTGAATTTGCTAACCTGCTCGAGGGAAGAATTCTCTGAGGCTTTAAGGGAAGAGGGAATCCCCAATCAGGCAGGTTATATAGCAGAAGTCCTTTACAAGCAGCCTCTTTTTGCAAACCGGTCTGCCTATCCAGGAACCGAGTACCCGTTCAGCTTAACGGAGCAAACCTATGAAGACGGAAGCTGTCCAGAGGCAGAAAAAATCCTGAAAACGGCTATTAAGCTGCCGATTAGCGAATTTTTCACAGACCAGGATATCCAGGAAACAGGAAGAGCCATTAGAAAAGTAGCAGCTTACTTTAAAAAATAA
- a CDS encoding Gfo/Idh/MocA family oxidoreductase, giving the protein MLDVALIGLDTSHAEIFTDLVMNPENPHFIKGVSIKAAYPGGSEDFPLSRNRVEHYTSIVRDKYHIEISETPEEAAGKCDAVWITSVDGRRHEELLRQVCPFGLPVFIDKPFSVAADSAKRMVDFAKEWNVPLMSSSSLRFGENLKSFLSACNERIHHAECIGPLLFEKTQPGYFWYGIHLAEMLFSIMGKGCESVQASVRDEMEMVMCEWGGARTGTIIGTKTEQADFEAFVSMKSGEQHFNLSRTHKPYYASLLDQVVHFSKTGRPVPENEETLEIIHFIEAVNQSRNRGGERIVIRKKNERNSMGRCDT; this is encoded by the coding sequence ATGCTGGATGTAGCGTTGATCGGACTTGATACGTCCCATGCAGAAATTTTCACCGATCTTGTTATGAATCCGGAAAATCCTCACTTTATTAAAGGTGTTTCAATTAAGGCGGCCTATCCGGGAGGTTCGGAGGATTTTCCATTAAGCAGAAATAGAGTAGAGCATTATACATCAATAGTAAGAGATAAATATCACATTGAAATCTCAGAAACACCCGAAGAAGCGGCAGGAAAATGCGACGCGGTTTGGATTACTTCTGTTGACGGACGAAGGCATGAGGAACTGCTCCGTCAAGTTTGTCCGTTTGGTCTTCCTGTTTTTATTGATAAGCCCTTTTCAGTTGCCGCAGATTCTGCCAAAAGAATGGTCGATTTTGCGAAGGAATGGAACGTGCCGCTGATGAGCAGCTCTTCACTAAGGTTTGGCGAAAACCTTAAGTCCTTTTTGTCTGCGTGCAATGAGCGTATTCATCATGCGGAATGCATCGGTCCACTGCTTTTTGAGAAAACACAGCCGGGTTATTTCTGGTATGGAATCCACTTAGCTGAAATGCTCTTTTCCATTATGGGAAAGGGATGTGAGAGCGTTCAGGCTTCCGTAAGGGATGAGATGGAAATGGTGATGTGCGAGTGGGGCGGGGCAAGAACAGGAACGATAATCGGCACTAAAACAGAACAGGCTGATTTTGAAGCGTTCGTTTCTATGAAGTCCGGGGAACAGCATTTTAATTTGAGCCGGACTCATAAACCTTATTATGCTTCTCTTCTGGATCAAGTGGTGCATTTTTCAAAAACAGGGAGACCTGTTCCTGAGAATGAAGAGACACTGGAAATTATACACTTTATTGAAGCGGTAAATCAGAGCCGGAACCGCGGCGGCGAAAGAATCGTTATCCGAAAAAAGAACGAGAGAAATAGCATGGGCAGGTGTGACACATGA
- a CDS encoding extracellular solute-binding protein produces the protein MKRAKGLSLLLAGILLAGGCTSNDTASKPAEKEKDPNKKYTVTAIDFRFGDPPPKDGAGLKMINEKFNVDYQVQFVPQADYQEKLSAVVASGDVPDMVGFEPVDTRYAKWAGQGAFLPLDDYIGKYETLKNVPDHIWESMKVNGKIYGIPTYYPEADLTPIIRKDWLDKLGLEMPKNYEELKEVALAFTKKDPDGNGKNDTYGFAMGEKINPDFDMGAYWNAESWLHKDENGNYIPGMISDARKETIQFFADLYKEKAITQDYAVLTWPDTNKEFFSGKAGIFVGAPRGMSEAYYAGLLELQPNAEFAPLYPFADPDGNTGYTATSGYGGITAISADLAKDPGKIEKILEMMEFGRTFYPREDRTPDNKEFDWWWGNEGKGYTMQDGTAVLDPNFATEGKTPSTYYVDNAMWPPNEDVNEFYKDYKNEKVSSLAKELEEMHKSTKHYMNPVNGLVSETAQQKKEEFDQFLFDEQAKMIAGQRPVSDWDKMVEEYLNMGGQKMIEEYNSQIKDEEHWK, from the coding sequence ATGAAGAGAGCGAAAGGGTTAAGTCTTTTATTAGCAGGTATTCTTCTGGCAGGAGGCTGTACGTCTAATGATACCGCTTCTAAACCGGCAGAAAAGGAAAAGGATCCGAATAAAAAATATACAGTAACCGCCATTGATTTTCGTTTTGGGGATCCCCCTCCAAAGGATGGCGCAGGATTGAAAATGATTAATGAAAAATTCAATGTGGATTATCAGGTTCAATTCGTTCCGCAGGCTGATTATCAGGAGAAGCTTTCTGCAGTGGTAGCTTCAGGGGATGTACCGGACATGGTTGGATTTGAACCTGTGGACACGCGGTATGCAAAATGGGCGGGGCAAGGCGCATTTTTGCCTCTTGATGATTATATCGGCAAATATGAAACGTTAAAAAATGTTCCAGATCACATTTGGGAGTCCATGAAGGTAAATGGAAAAATTTATGGTATCCCTACTTATTACCCTGAAGCTGACCTGACTCCGATTATCCGTAAAGACTGGTTAGACAAACTGGGTCTTGAAATGCCAAAGAACTATGAAGAACTGAAAGAAGTAGCGTTAGCTTTCACCAAAAAGGATCCAGATGGAAATGGAAAAAATGACACGTACGGATTTGCGATGGGAGAAAAAATCAACCCGGATTTTGACATGGGCGCTTATTGGAATGCAGAGTCGTGGCTGCATAAAGATGAAAACGGCAATTATATCCCGGGAATGATCTCCGATGCACGCAAAGAAACGATTCAATTTTTTGCCGACCTTTACAAAGAAAAAGCGATCACGCAGGATTATGCGGTACTAACGTGGCCAGATACGAATAAGGAGTTCTTCTCAGGCAAAGCGGGAATTTTCGTTGGAGCGCCGAGAGGAATGTCGGAGGCTTATTATGCCGGATTACTGGAGCTTCAGCCGAATGCCGAATTCGCTCCGCTTTACCCATTCGCTGATCCGGACGGCAATACCGGTTATACAGCAACCTCAGGCTATGGCGGAATTACCGCGATTTCGGCCGATCTTGCAAAAGATCCGGGCAAGATTGAAAAAATTCTTGAAATGATGGAGTTCGGGCGCACCTTCTATCCGCGTGAAGACCGGACACCGGATAATAAAGAGTTTGACTGGTGGTGGGGAAATGAAGGCAAAGGGTACACCATGCAGGATGGAACAGCGGTACTTGACCCGAATTTTGCTACAGAGGGAAAAACGCCTTCTACCTACTATGTAGACAATGCAATGTGGCCGCCGAATGAAGATGTGAATGAGTTCTACAAGGATTATAAAAATGAAAAAGTTTCAAGCCTTGCGAAAGAGCTTGAAGAAATGCACAAGTCTACAAAGCATTACATGAATCCTGTCAATGGCCTTGTATCTGAAACGGCACAGCAGAAAAAAGAAGAATTTGATCAGTTTCTTTTCGATGAACAGGCAAAAATGATTGCGGGGCAGCGTCCGGTTTCTGACTGGGATAAGATGGTCGAGGAATATTTGAATATGGGCGGCCAGAAAATGATTGAGGAGTACAATTCCCAGATTAAAGATGAGGAACATTGGAAGTAA
- a CDS encoding carbohydrate ABC transporter permease encodes MHHRSVPDRILEGFNMLALLLIGFVMIFPFLYIFTVSFSSLSDFLNNDFLLWPKQWVTDAYEYILSSNNFLRSLGVTVFITVAGTIVNLFFTATMAYALARPIAGQRFFILFVLFTILFSAGMIPTYLVVKATGLLNSIWSLIIPVAISPFYLIVMRQFFLNIPEELHDAALIDGANEGQVFWKIVLPLSKPALAAFGLFYAVMHWNNYFTGILYLNDPSLWPIQVVLRQIVVINEPNSALGSTAAMLESPPPPETIQMAAILLATLPILLVYPFLQKHFAKGVMLGSVKG; translated from the coding sequence ATGCACCATCGTTCCGTGCCTGACCGGATCCTGGAAGGGTTCAATATGCTCGCATTGCTCCTGATAGGCTTTGTCATGATTTTTCCTTTTCTTTATATTTTCACGGTCTCCTTTTCTTCCTTATCCGATTTTTTAAACAATGACTTTCTGCTTTGGCCTAAGCAGTGGGTAACGGATGCTTATGAATACATCCTCAGCTCCAATAACTTTTTAAGGTCGCTCGGAGTTACGGTTTTTATTACGGTGGCAGGGACAATTGTGAATTTGTTTTTTACCGCCACAATGGCCTATGCTCTTGCCCGCCCGATTGCCGGTCAAAGATTTTTCATCCTGTTCGTGCTCTTTACCATTCTATTCAGTGCCGGAATGATTCCAACTTACCTTGTGGTCAAAGCTACCGGCTTGCTGAATTCGATTTGGTCTCTGATCATTCCAGTTGCGATCAGTCCATTTTATTTGATTGTCATGAGGCAGTTTTTCCTGAACATACCTGAAGAGCTTCACGATGCGGCTTTAATAGACGGGGCGAATGAAGGACAGGTGTTCTGGAAAATTGTCCTTCCGCTATCCAAGCCTGCTCTTGCGGCGTTTGGATTGTTTTATGCAGTGATGCATTGGAACAACTACTTTACTGGAATTCTTTACTTGAATGATCCGTCTCTATGGCCGATTCAAGTGGTTTTGCGGCAGATTGTCGTCATCAATGAGCCCAATTCAGCACTCGGCAGTACAGCTGCCATGCTCGAAAGTCCGCCGCCGCCTGAAACTATACAAATGGCGGCGATCCTGCTCGCCACGCTTCCGATCCTGCTCGTGTATCCATTTCTTCAAAAACACTTTGCTAAAGGGGTGATGCTTGGATCTGTTAAAGGGTGA
- a CDS encoding ABC transporter permease subunit, with the protein MENQPVQTPAVPKLNEKLPVRKISLAAKAKRSFMRQRYLYLLLLPGLLYFLIYKYIPMLGLVLAFKDYNPFQGIVESPWVGFAHFEKIFSNSDVLQVIWNTLSLSFLQIVFAFPVPIILAIMLNEVRSQTFKRIVQSVIYLPHFLSWVVVVGITVIFLRSEGLINSMLMAAGLDSVPFLTNPAFFQPLIVLQVIWKEAGWGTIIFLAALSGINPQLYEAAIMDGAGRLKQIWYITLPALKSTILILLILRLGNVLDSGFEQIFLMLNPFNMDVGNVLDTFVYFKGIQQADYGFATAVGLFKGVVGLILVVTANKLAKRFGQEGLY; encoded by the coding sequence ATGGAAAATCAGCCTGTTCAAACCCCGGCCGTGCCTAAATTAAATGAAAAGCTGCCGGTTCGAAAAATATCACTGGCTGCTAAGGCGAAACGATCATTTATGAGACAGCGTTATTTATACCTGCTGCTTCTTCCGGGGCTGCTCTACTTCCTGATTTATAAATACATTCCAATGCTTGGTCTGGTGCTTGCTTTCAAGGATTATAATCCGTTTCAGGGGATTGTTGAAAGCCCTTGGGTTGGCTTCGCTCATTTTGAAAAAATTTTTTCAAATAGTGATGTTCTGCAGGTAATCTGGAATACACTGAGTCTCTCATTCCTCCAGATTGTTTTCGCCTTTCCGGTTCCGATTATTTTAGCCATTATGCTTAATGAGGTGAGAAGCCAAACGTTTAAACGGATTGTTCAATCGGTCATTTACCTTCCTCACTTTTTATCCTGGGTAGTTGTTGTCGGCATTACAGTGATTTTCTTGAGAAGTGAAGGTCTCATCAACAGCATGCTGATGGCGGCAGGTCTTGATTCTGTCCCTTTCCTTACAAATCCAGCCTTTTTCCAGCCGCTTATTGTCCTTCAGGTTATTTGGAAAGAGGCCGGATGGGGTACGATTATTTTCCTTGCAGCCTTGTCTGGAATCAATCCGCAGCTATATGAAGCAGCCATTATGGATGGAGCCGGACGTTTGAAGCAAATTTGGTACATTACTCTGCCTGCTCTAAAAAGCACCATTCTTATCCTGCTGATTTTAAGACTGGGTAATGTTCTGGACAGCGGTTTTGAACAGATCTTCCTCATGCTGAATCCGTTCAACATGGATGTTGGAAATGTTTTGGATACGTTTGTTTACTTCAAAGGCATTCAGCAGGCTGATTACGGTTTTGCCACAGCTGTCGGGCTTTTTAAAGGAGTCGTAGGATTGATCCTTGTGGTCACTGCCAACAAACTTGCCAAAAGATTTGGACAGGAAGGCCTCTATTAA
- a CDS encoding YesL family protein, giving the protein MEGISGKVMELCDWGAKLAWLNVLWIMYTLAGLAVLGIFPATAAAHHTVRSFIKGGDQKTSKVFREYYWKEWKNANKLGYLFFTIGAVLYIDYSFFRTFPSIYALLASYLCFILLAVWLFGFISVFSLYVNFDMKNFGYIKNAIYLLLGYPASFFLLAAGLLLIGVILFYIPGLLPFFAISGPVCFIEWACSRRFHKLHPSRAG; this is encoded by the coding sequence TTGGAAGGAATTAGCGGAAAGGTTATGGAGCTTTGTGATTGGGGTGCAAAATTGGCCTGGCTGAATGTGCTCTGGATAATGTATACACTCGCTGGATTGGCAGTACTGGGAATTTTCCCAGCTACAGCCGCCGCCCACCATACCGTCAGGTCTTTCATTAAAGGCGGAGATCAGAAGACAAGCAAGGTGTTTCGGGAGTATTACTGGAAGGAATGGAAAAATGCAAATAAGCTTGGATACCTCTTTTTTACGATAGGAGCCGTTCTATATATTGACTATAGTTTTTTCAGGACCTTTCCTTCGATTTATGCACTTTTAGCCTCTTATTTATGCTTTATCTTACTTGCTGTCTGGCTCTTTGGATTTATTTCTGTTTTTTCACTTTATGTAAATTTTGATATGAAAAACTTTGGATATATAAAAAACGCAATCTATCTTCTGTTAGGATACCCGGCTTCGTTTTTTCTGCTGGCAGCAGGACTTCTATTAATAGGAGTGATTTTGTTCTATATCCCAGGCCTTTTGCCGTTCTTCGCTATATCCGGGCCGGTTTGCTTCATTGAGTGGGCATGCAGCAGAAGATTTCATAAACTGCATCCGTCCAGAGCAGGGTAA
- a CDS encoding heparinase II/III domain-containing protein has protein sequence MSTARFEVLDISTLAVGEKAEVKWFYCPEGFTPEIKTEAPELLSVSDGHLIAQKEGETFFTVIGRDESVRKKIKIVPAVKNKDVSALKERLLSLSPASMNSGSLADACHKSISKAEEFLEERELLITYGKAEHTMSISIPLLQPDQLEDPPGYKEYPYWTMFSRRIEERIKGLSIAFCLTERKEFAEKIKEYLLGLAGFTRWYEFPHRGSEGNLSNAHFLMGAAIGYDTIRHLLSERDAQLIRNAILSHGIRPLAADFENFDMHNIVCSKQCALLIGSLVIWEEVSQTETYINSAKTYLQIYLNEKSASEETEGLLYTAVAVHHLLSAADAYRKKTGDKSLSSHMYFSRILPDQFFWLMGAGSIPEHSNFSDSFHKLELSALMYFLASRNQNPAAKWYIHNFCRESLEQLHYPVHPIQPLPPEKYYTQPYVKVFESIGLAAMRTGWGKEDSVLSFTSSRSARDHNHFDQNSVILNAGGEWLLTDPGYQDYVPGPGNDFTTGTIGHNSLLVNGKGQSLRGGGAIVKHAAKDGWGRVTGEAAKSYGGRINGFRRTLIFSEKHGIYLIWDQTEKKNKHDRLTYLFHTKSAIRSNGKQIFTGESLPGKSLTIEGDHHSAEILWPKERVMAVHKIYGGAEKYGTYLEAESSEETLLTVIIPRIYGKKCDCSISWLIDKNELKITKEGLSETCHISLPVNAEDALKIRITADSESDKTILL, from the coding sequence TTGAGTACAGCGAGATTTGAGGTGTTGGATATAAGTACACTGGCGGTTGGAGAAAAGGCAGAGGTCAAATGGTTTTACTGCCCGGAAGGATTCACTCCTGAAATCAAAACAGAAGCACCGGAACTTCTCTCAGTCTCAGATGGTCACCTGATTGCGCAAAAAGAAGGAGAAACATTCTTTACCGTTATAGGGAGGGATGAATCTGTAAGGAAAAAAATAAAGATTGTACCTGCAGTTAAAAATAAAGATGTAAGCGCTTTAAAAGAAAGACTCCTGTCTCTATCTCCCGCTTCAATGAACTCAGGCTCTTTAGCGGATGCTTGTCATAAGTCCATTTCAAAGGCAGAAGAGTTTTTAGAGGAAAGGGAGCTTTTAATTACATACGGCAAAGCAGAGCACACGATGAGCATTTCCATCCCTCTGCTTCAGCCGGATCAGCTGGAGGATCCTCCAGGATATAAGGAATATCCTTATTGGACGATGTTTTCGAGAAGAATAGAGGAAAGGATTAAAGGTTTGAGCATCGCCTTTTGCTTAACGGAGCGGAAGGAATTTGCAGAGAAAATCAAAGAATACTTATTGGGGCTTGCCGGGTTTACCCGGTGGTATGAATTTCCGCACCGCGGTTCAGAAGGAAACTTGAGCAATGCCCATTTCCTAATGGGGGCGGCAATCGGATATGATACCATCCGCCATTTGCTGTCCGAGAGGGATGCGCAATTGATTCGAAATGCCATTCTGTCCCACGGAATTCGGCCGCTGGCCGCGGACTTTGAAAATTTTGACATGCATAACATCGTATGCTCAAAACAATGTGCGCTTTTAATCGGTTCCCTCGTTATTTGGGAAGAAGTCTCTCAAACAGAAACTTACATAAACTCCGCTAAAACCTATTTGCAGATTTATTTGAACGAAAAATCAGCTTCTGAGGAAACGGAAGGTCTTCTATATACAGCAGTTGCGGTGCATCACCTGCTGTCTGCAGCAGATGCATACCGGAAAAAAACAGGCGACAAAAGCTTAAGCAGTCATATGTATTTCAGCCGAATATTGCCAGATCAGTTTTTCTGGCTGATGGGTGCAGGGAGCATTCCGGAACACAGCAACTTCTCGGATTCCTTTCATAAGCTAGAACTTTCAGCTTTAATGTATTTCCTGGCAAGCCGCAATCAAAACCCGGCAGCAAAATGGTATATTCATAATTTTTGCAGAGAATCACTTGAGCAGCTGCACTATCCGGTTCATCCAATACAGCCCCTCCCGCCTGAAAAGTATTACACTCAGCCGTATGTCAAAGTCTTTGAATCTATTGGACTCGCTGCTATGAGAACGGGATGGGGAAAAGAGGATAGCGTTCTTTCCTTTACATCAAGCCGTTCCGCCAGGGATCACAATCACTTTGATCAAAATAGTGTAATCCTGAATGCAGGAGGGGAATGGCTGCTGACAGATCCGGGATACCAGGATTACGTTCCGGGACCGGGGAATGATTTCACAACCGGAACAATCGGACACAATTCCCTTTTAGTAAACGGGAAAGGCCAAAGCCTCAGGGGCGGGGGAGCGATTGTCAAACATGCTGCAAAGGATGGGTGGGGAAGGGTAACTGGTGAAGCGGCTAAAAGCTATGGAGGGCGAATTAATGGATTCCGGCGAACCTTGATCTTTTCAGAGAAGCATGGGATTTATCTTATCTGGGATCAGACTGAAAAAAAGAATAAACATGATCGATTAACCTATCTGTTTCACACAAAATCCGCAATAAGGTCAAACGGCAAGCAAATTTTTACAGGAGAATCATTGCCTGGGAAATCCTTGACAATTGAAGGGGATCATCATTCGGCTGAAATACTTTGGCCGAAAGAAAGGGTTATGGCCGTTCATAAAATATACGGGGGCGCAGAGAAATATGGTACTTATCTGGAGGCTGAAAGCAGTGAGGAAACCCTGTTGACCGTCATCATTCCGCGTATTTACGGCAAAAAATGTGATTGCAGCATCAGCTGGCTAATAGATAAAAACGAACTGAAGATCACAAAGGAAGGTCTTTCTGAAACATGCCATATATCGCTGCCCGTTAATGCAGAGGATGCTTTGAAAATCCGAATCACAGCAGATTCGGAGTCTGACAAAACAATCCTTTTATAA